In one window of Halomarina pelagica DNA:
- the solA gene encoding N-methyl-L-tryptophan oxidase: protein MVSEREYDVIVLGVGGMGSAAVYHLARRGVDVLGIERFDVPHAMGSSHGITRIIRRAYYEHPSYIPLIERAYDLWDDLAEETGRPVIHRTGSVDAAPPGNVVFEGSLRSCAEYDIPHEVLTGAELAERFPGYRLPEDYRALYQPDGGFVVPEQAIVGHVEAAGAAGGEVRARERVTGWEETADGGVRVETDRGTYRADRLVLAAGAWNSAFADELSGLAVPERQVLAWFQPETPATFRPENFPVWNVSVPEGRFYGLPIYDVPGFKLGKYHHRDEEVDPDDWNRDPEPEDERLLREFTAKYFPDAAGPTMRLATCMFTNSPDEHFILDTLTDHPQVAVGAGFSGHGFKFASAIGEILADLALDGTTDHPIDMFALDRFE, encoded by the coding sequence ATGGTTTCGGAACGCGAGTACGACGTAATCGTCCTCGGTGTGGGTGGGATGGGGAGCGCCGCGGTCTACCACCTCGCGCGCCGCGGCGTCGACGTCCTCGGCATCGAGCGGTTCGACGTCCCGCACGCGATGGGGTCGTCCCACGGCATCACGCGCATCATCAGGCGGGCGTACTACGAGCACCCGTCGTACATCCCGCTGATCGAGCGGGCGTACGACCTGTGGGACGACCTGGCGGAGGAGACCGGCCGGCCGGTCATCCACCGGACGGGGTCGGTCGACGCGGCCCCGCCGGGGAACGTCGTCTTCGAGGGGTCGCTGCGCTCCTGTGCGGAGTACGACATCCCCCACGAGGTGCTGACGGGCGCGGAGCTGGCCGAGCGGTTCCCCGGCTACCGGCTGCCGGAGGACTACCGGGCGCTCTACCAGCCCGACGGGGGGTTCGTCGTCCCGGAGCAGGCCATCGTCGGGCACGTGGAGGCCGCGGGGGCCGCGGGGGGTGAGGTGCGCGCCCGCGAGCGGGTCACCGGGTGGGAGGAGACGGCCGACGGGGGCGTCCGCGTCGAGACCGACCGGGGGACCTACCGCGCCGACCGGCTGGTCCTCGCCGCGGGCGCGTGGAACTCCGCGTTCGCCGACGAGCTGTCGGGGCTCGCGGTCCCCGAGCGGCAGGTGCTCGCGTGGTTCCAGCCGGAGACGCCCGCGACGTTCCGCCCGGAGAACTTCCCCGTCTGGAACGTGAGCGTCCCGGAGGGGCGGTTCTACGGCCTACCGATCTACGACGTGCCGGGGTTCAAGCTCGGGAAGTACCACCACCGCGACGAGGAGGTCGACCCGGACGACTGGAACCGCGACCCCGAACCGGAGGACGAGCGCCTCCTGCGGGAGTTCACGGCGAAGTACTTCCCGGACGCCGCCGGGCCGACCATGCGCCTCGCCACCTGCATGTTCACCAACTCCCCGGACGAGCACTTCATCCTCGACACGCTCACCGACCACCCGCAGGTGGCCGTCGGCGCGGGCTTCTC